Proteins found in one Thermoleophilaceae bacterium genomic segment:
- a CDS encoding ABC transporter substrate-binding protein — MNRKLASAGAILACAAVAAGCGSSGGGSTGGSTVAGVGNNAKTVTPDMAKNAKGNVTWCIGKDTTGAFAQVVKLYNAQGQAHVKLLELPTSADQQRSQLEQREQAKSPECDVLGMDVIWTAEFAAQGWLRDVTPAIQARASEFIPSTVNTAKINGKDWAIPFNTNAGFLYYNTSKVHQAPTTWQQAFQVAKSSGGLGIQGARYEGLTVNFLEMLYSNGGSVLSSDGKKATIDSPQAQQVLTFLQQGVKNGAIPKSASTWMEEESRNAWQSGKVALLRNWPYVYALAKQAHVKFNLEPLPKWQGGSSASVLGGYNLGISTYSKNPGGALSFINFATGPAAQKKFFIKSSLPAVLTQTYNDPAVKKAQPFAPQLLTAVQQGKPRPVSPVYTQISEAIYKNVYSALWNGESPSTALKNAQNQITKALQTF, encoded by the coding sequence GTGAATAGGAAGCTCGCAAGTGCAGGGGCGATCCTTGCGTGCGCCGCTGTCGCCGCAGGCTGTGGCAGCTCCGGCGGCGGCAGCACTGGAGGCAGCACCGTCGCAGGCGTGGGAAACAACGCCAAGACGGTCACCCCTGACATGGCGAAGAACGCCAAGGGCAACGTGACGTGGTGCATCGGCAAGGACACCACCGGCGCCTTCGCCCAGGTCGTGAAGCTCTACAACGCGCAGGGCCAGGCGCACGTGAAGCTGCTCGAGCTGCCGACTTCGGCGGACCAGCAGCGCAGCCAGCTCGAGCAGCGCGAGCAGGCGAAGTCACCCGAGTGCGACGTGCTGGGCATGGACGTGATCTGGACCGCCGAGTTCGCCGCTCAGGGCTGGCTCCGGGACGTGACCCCGGCGATCCAGGCCCGGGCGAGCGAGTTCATCCCAAGCACGGTCAACACCGCGAAGATCAACGGCAAGGACTGGGCCATCCCGTTCAACACGAACGCCGGCTTCCTGTACTACAACACGAGCAAGGTGCACCAGGCGCCCACCACCTGGCAGCAGGCGTTCCAGGTGGCGAAGTCGTCCGGCGGCCTCGGCATCCAGGGTGCCCGCTATGAGGGCCTGACGGTGAACTTCCTGGAGATGCTCTACTCGAACGGCGGCTCCGTGCTGTCGAGCGACGGCAAGAAGGCCACGATCGACTCCCCGCAGGCGCAGCAGGTGCTCACGTTCCTGCAGCAGGGCGTGAAGAACGGCGCCATTCCGAAGTCCGCCAGCACCTGGATGGAGGAGGAGTCGCGCAACGCGTGGCAGTCCGGCAAGGTCGCGCTCCTGCGCAATTGGCCGTACGTGTACGCGCTGGCGAAGCAGGCGCACGTGAAGTTCAACCTCGAGCCGCTGCCGAAGTGGCAGGGTGGCAGCTCGGCGAGCGTGCTCGGCGGCTACAACCTCGGGATCTCGACGTACTCGAAGAACCCGGGTGGCGCGCTCAGCTTCATCAATTTCGCCACCGGCCCGGCGGCGCAGAAGAAGTTCTTCATCAAGTCGTCGCTTCCGGCCGTGCTCACGCAGACCTACAACGATCCGGCTGTGAAGAAGGCGCAGCCGTTCGCTCCGCAGCTGCTGACGGCGGTGCAGCAGGGCAAGCCGCGTCCTGTGTCGCCGGTGTACACGCAGATCAGCGAGGCGATCTACAAGAACGTCTACTCGGCGCTGTGGAACGGCGAGTCGCCGTCGACTGCGCTGAAGAACGCCCAGAACCAGATCACGAAGGCGTTGCAGACGTTCTAG
- a CDS encoding D-glycerate dehydrogenase, giving the protein MARCFVTRELPGSAVRRLAAEHEVDVWTERRRPTREDLLERVREAEGLLPQLTERVDAELLGAAPELRAVANYAVGFDNVDLVAATARGIPVGNTPGVLTEATADLAWALLMSAARRLPEAEDDARTGVWGWEPDFLLGHDVHGATLGIVGLGRIGSAVARRASGFGMEVIHTSRGHSGVPLEELLQRSDFVSLHAPLTPETRGMIGEPQLRLMKDTAVLVNTARGPLVHTDALVRALQEGWIAAAGLDVTDPEPLPADHPLLACRGLAIAPHIGSATHAAREAMADLAVDNLLAALRGERMPNCVNPEVYEAATRPAP; this is encoded by the coding sequence ATGGCGCGCTGCTTCGTCACACGGGAACTGCCGGGTTCCGCGGTCCGGCGCCTGGCGGCGGAGCACGAGGTGGACGTGTGGACCGAGCGCCGGCGGCCCACGCGGGAGGATCTGCTCGAGCGAGTGCGAGAAGCGGAGGGGCTGCTCCCGCAGCTCACCGAGCGGGTGGATGCCGAGCTGTTAGGCGCGGCGCCAGAGCTGCGCGCCGTGGCCAACTATGCGGTGGGCTTCGACAACGTCGATCTCGTGGCCGCCACCGCCCGCGGCATCCCGGTGGGGAACACGCCTGGGGTGCTCACCGAGGCCACCGCCGATCTGGCGTGGGCCCTGCTCATGTCCGCCGCGCGCCGCCTTCCCGAGGCCGAGGACGACGCCCGAACCGGCGTGTGGGGCTGGGAACCGGACTTCCTGCTCGGGCACGACGTGCATGGCGCGACGCTCGGCATAGTGGGGCTGGGGCGGATCGGCTCGGCGGTGGCGCGGCGGGCGTCGGGCTTCGGAATGGAGGTGATCCACACCTCCCGCGGCCACAGCGGCGTGCCGCTCGAGGAGCTCCTGCAACGCTCTGACTTCGTGTCGCTGCACGCGCCGCTCACGCCCGAGACTCGCGGCATGATCGGCGAGCCGCAGCTGAGGCTGATGAAGGACACCGCCGTGCTCGTGAACACCGCCCGCGGGCCGCTTGTGCACACGGACGCGCTGGTGCGAGCGCTGCAGGAGGGCTGGATCGCAGCTGCCGGCCTCGACGTGACCGATCCCGAGCCGCTGCCGGCGGACCATCCCCTGCTGGCCTGCCGCGGCCTGGCGATCGCGCCGCACATCGGCTCGGCCACACACGCCGCCCGTGAGGCAATGGCCGACCTGGCGGTGGACAACCTGCTGGCGGCGCTGCGCGGCGAGCGCATGCCCAACTGCGTGAACCCCGAGGTGTACGAGGCGGCTACTCGCCCAGCACCTTGA
- a CDS encoding secondary thiamine-phosphate synthase enzyme YjbQ, with protein sequence MKSHTVYRTFHTDRRREFVRITEDVQQAVDESGVSEGFVLVSAMHITAGVWVNDDEHGIQADALEWLDKIAPASWQEPPNDVARELLPEGGDYRHHRGGEDNGDAHLKNMLVHHQVILPITDGRLDLGPWQAVFYCEFDGQRDKRLIIKVLGE encoded by the coding sequence TTGAAGAGCCATACGGTCTATCGAACTTTCCACACCGACCGCCGCCGCGAGTTCGTCCGCATCACCGAGGACGTGCAGCAGGCGGTGGACGAGTCGGGCGTGAGCGAGGGGTTCGTGCTCGTGTCGGCGATGCACATCACGGCAGGCGTGTGGGTGAACGACGACGAGCACGGCATCCAGGCGGACGCCCTCGAGTGGCTCGACAAGATCGCGCCCGCGAGCTGGCAGGAGCCGCCGAACGACGTGGCGCGCGAGCTGCTCCCCGAGGGCGGCGACTACCGCCACCACCGCGGCGGCGAGGACAACGGCGACGCTCATCTGAAGAACATGCTGGTGCACCACCAGGTGATCCTGCCGATCACGGACGGCCGCCTCGACCTCGGGCCGTGGCAGGCGGTGTTCTACTGCGAGTTCGACGGCCAGCGCGACAAGCGCCTGATCATCAAGGTGCTGGGCGAGTAG
- a CDS encoding SDR family oxidoreductase produces the protein MELGLAGRACVINGGSRGIGLATARMLCEEKAKVLLVARGEEGLRAAAEQCPGSEWLALDATDPDAGERIVEECERRFGSFDALVNNSGTSSVTPLDELTDDDWEQQWQLSVMGPMRLMRAAAPRMAERGYGRIVNVTSSSGKRPSGTNMAYSVGKAAQLSLSRAFADLYVDRGVLVNAIAPGPVTTELWMGEGGMLDQLAKQRGASREDTLEAQSSRVPIGRYATAEEIASVVVFLCSDQASYVAGSAWSVDGGTVQVII, from the coding sequence ATGGAACTAGGCCTGGCGGGCAGGGCGTGCGTGATCAACGGTGGCAGCCGCGGGATCGGCCTGGCCACCGCGCGCATGCTGTGCGAGGAGAAGGCAAAGGTCCTGCTGGTGGCGCGGGGCGAGGAGGGCCTGCGAGCGGCGGCCGAGCAGTGCCCCGGCTCGGAGTGGCTGGCGCTCGACGCCACGGACCCGGACGCCGGCGAGCGGATCGTGGAGGAGTGCGAGCGCAGGTTCGGCTCCTTCGACGCGCTGGTGAACAACTCGGGCACCAGCTCCGTCACGCCGCTCGACGAGCTCACGGACGACGACTGGGAGCAGCAGTGGCAGCTCAGCGTGATGGGCCCCATGCGGCTGATGCGGGCGGCCGCGCCGCGCATGGCGGAGCGCGGCTATGGCCGCATCGTGAACGTCACCTCGTCGTCCGGCAAGCGCCCGTCCGGCACCAACATGGCGTATTCGGTGGGAAAGGCGGCGCAGCTCTCGCTGTCGCGCGCGTTCGCGGACCTCTACGTGGACAGGGGCGTGCTCGTGAACGCCATCGCGCCGGGTCCCGTCACCACCGAGCTGTGGATGGGGGAGGGCGGGATGCTCGACCAGCTTGCGAAGCAGCGTGGGGCCTCCCGCGAGGACACGCTCGAGGCCCAGAGCTCGCGTGTGCCGATCGGGCGCTACGCGACCGCTGAGGAGATCGCCTCCGTGGTGGTGTTCCTCTGCTCGGATCAGGCGTCCTACGTGGCCGGATCCGCCTGGTCGGTGGACGGCGGCACCGTTCAGGTGATCATCTAG